In one window of Anaerobacillus alkaliphilus DNA:
- the cysT gene encoding sulfate ABC transporter permease subunit CysT, whose protein sequence is MKGWRFKEHSILPGFGLTFGFTMFYLGLIIILPLSMVFINTASMGWSDFWSTITEPRVVASYKLSFGSAFVAATINAVFGVLIAWVLVRYQFPGKAFIDGLVDLPFALPTAVAGIALTTLYTTNGWVGKYLDIFGIKVAFTPLGVIVALTFIGLPFVVRIVQPVLINMDKEIEEASASLGANRWMTFRKVIFPLLIPAILTGFALAFARALGEYGSVVFIAGNLPMKTEITPLMIMTKLEQYDYEGATAIAAFMLVISFLMLFIINLIQWWSNKRHA, encoded by the coding sequence TTGAAAGGTTGGCGGTTTAAAGAACATAGTATATTACCAGGATTTGGGCTTACTTTTGGTTTTACGATGTTCTATTTAGGGTTGATAATAATTCTTCCACTCTCAATGGTGTTTATCAATACAGCTTCAATGGGCTGGAGTGATTTTTGGTCGACTATTACTGAACCGAGAGTTGTGGCTTCATATAAACTTAGTTTTGGGTCAGCTTTTGTTGCGGCAACAATTAATGCAGTGTTCGGTGTTTTAATAGCATGGGTCTTAGTTAGGTATCAATTCCCAGGTAAAGCTTTCATTGATGGCCTAGTTGATTTACCATTCGCCTTGCCAACTGCTGTCGCCGGAATTGCATTGACAACTCTATACACTACAAACGGTTGGGTGGGGAAATACCTAGACATATTTGGAATTAAAGTTGCATTTACCCCGCTAGGTGTCATTGTGGCGTTAACTTTTATTGGTCTACCATTCGTAGTTAGGATTGTTCAACCTGTACTTATTAACATGGATAAAGAAATAGAAGAGGCTTCTGCCAGTTTAGGAGCTAATCGTTGGATGACATTTAGAAAGGTCATTTTTCCTCTTCTCATTCCAGCCATCTTAACTGGATTTGCCCTTGCTTTTGCTAGAGCACTTGGCGAGTATGGATCTGTTGTGTTCATCGCAGGTAATCTTCCAATGAAAACAGAGATTACCCCGTTAATGATTATGACAAAGTTAGAACAGTATGATTATGAAGGTGCTACTGCTATTGCAGCATTCATGCTTGTTATTTCATTTTTGATGTTATTCATCATAAATTTAATCCAGTGGTGGAGTAATAAACGTCACGCATAA
- the cysW gene encoding sulfate ABC transporter permease subunit CysW: MAGTLPATNRGSSTIALGPTTESPWIRRILITIALLFLLLFLVLPLAAIFIRGFEQGLSVYIASITEPDALSAIKLTLLVVVIVVPLNTLFGIAAAWCISKFQFKGKNLLMTFIDLPFSVSPVIAGLVFILLFSAHGVFGPWLLEHGFRIIFSVPGIVLATIFVTVPFVARELIPVMQAQGTAEEEASLTLGANGWKTFLYVTLPNIKWGLLYGMILCNARAIGEFGAVSVVSGHIRGLTNTMPLHIEILYNEYQFTAAFAVASLMSILAIISLILKHFIEWKTEKGRGGSSHVH; the protein is encoded by the coding sequence ATGGCTGGAACGTTACCTGCTACAAATCGTGGTTCATCTACTATTGCATTAGGACCAACAACAGAATCGCCTTGGATAAGAAGAATATTAATAACAATTGCATTGTTGTTTTTACTACTATTTCTTGTTTTACCTTTGGCAGCAATTTTTATTAGAGGTTTTGAACAAGGCTTATCGGTGTATATAGCTTCTATAACTGAACCTGACGCATTATCTGCAATTAAACTGACTTTACTCGTTGTAGTTATTGTAGTTCCATTAAACACATTATTTGGCATTGCAGCAGCTTGGTGTATCTCAAAGTTTCAGTTTAAGGGAAAAAATTTATTAATGACATTCATCGATTTACCATTTTCCGTATCGCCAGTTATTGCAGGTCTTGTATTTATCTTGTTGTTTAGTGCTCATGGTGTTTTTGGACCATGGTTACTAGAACATGGGTTTCGGATTATTTTTTCTGTACCAGGAATAGTGCTAGCAACAATTTTTGTAACTGTACCATTTGTTGCAAGAGAGTTAATACCTGTTATGCAAGCACAAGGAACAGCGGAAGAAGAAGCTTCTTTAACGCTAGGGGCAAATGGTTGGAAAACGTTTTTATATGTAACTCTTCCTAATATCAAATGGGGATTATTATATGGAATGATCCTATGTAATGCTCGAGCCATAGGGGAGTTTGGTGCTGTTTCTGTAGTTTCTGGTCATATTCGTGGATTAACAAATACGATGCCACTTCATATTGAAATTCTATACAATGAATATCAGTTTACTGCCGCTTTTGCTGTTGCGTCACTAATGTCTATTTTAGCGATTATTTCATTAATTTTAAAACACTTCATTGAATGGAAAACCGAGAAAGGAAGAGGAGGCTCTAGCCATGTCCATTAA
- a CDS encoding sulfate/molybdate ABC transporter ATP-binding protein, which translates to MSINIHNISKSFGSFAALNDINLSIKTGELVALLGPSGSGKTSLLRIIAGLEEPNQGSIFFEEENVTKVKTKERNVGFVFQHYALFSHMSVADNISYGLRVRSRKTRPSKQKIQEKVNELLSLVKLEGLQDRYPAQLSGGQRQRVALARALAVEPRVLLLDEPFGALDAKVRKELRRWLRRLHDEFQVTTVFVTHDQEEALDVADRVVVMSNGKIEQVGKPDEVYEQPNSPFVYDFLGNVNIFKGRIHKGIMNVGNFELNTPEFTDKEETEAFGYVRPHQMEIKRILDNHSNAIESEISYIHAVGPIVFIELNRVDTQEIVEVELTKEQFDELKLKEGERVFVKPKDLKVFIPSEYTI; encoded by the coding sequence ATGTCCATTAACATTCACAACATATCAAAATCATTTGGTTCTTTTGCTGCACTCAATGATATTAATCTATCAATTAAAACGGGTGAGTTAGTCGCTCTTCTCGGACCATCAGGGTCAGGAAAGACCTCCTTACTACGAATTATCGCTGGTTTAGAAGAGCCAAATCAAGGTTCCATCTTTTTTGAAGAAGAAAATGTAACAAAAGTTAAAACAAAAGAAAGAAATGTTGGCTTTGTTTTTCAACATTATGCGTTGTTTTCACATATGTCTGTAGCTGATAACATCTCTTATGGCTTAAGAGTTCGTTCAAGAAAAACAAGACCCTCAAAACAGAAAATTCAAGAGAAAGTAAATGAGTTATTATCTTTAGTGAAACTAGAAGGATTGCAAGATCGCTATCCAGCTCAGTTATCAGGTGGGCAAAGGCAAAGAGTGGCTTTAGCAAGAGCATTAGCTGTTGAACCTAGAGTCCTATTACTTGATGAACCGTTCGGTGCGTTAGATGCGAAAGTTAGAAAAGAACTACGCCGTTGGTTGCGCAGATTACATGATGAATTCCAAGTGACAACCGTATTTGTTACACATGACCAAGAAGAGGCACTTGATGTTGCAGATCGGGTGGTTGTGATGAGTAATGGCAAGATTGAACAAGTTGGCAAACCTGATGAAGTGTATGAGCAGCCGAATAGTCCATTTGTTTATGACTTTTTAGGTAACGTAAATATCTTTAAGGGCCGTATTCACAAAGGAATAATGAACGTTGGTAATTTTGAATTGAATACACCGGAATTTACTGATAAAGAAGAGACCGAAGCATTTGGTTATGTCCGACCACACCAAATGGAAATTAAAAGAATTTTAGATAATCATAGTAACGCAATAGAGTCAGAAATTTCATACATTCATGCTGTTGGGCCGATTGTTTTTATTGAACTAAATCGTGTTGATACTCAAGAAATAGTTGAAGTCGAATTGACCAAAGAGCAGTTTGATGAACTAAAGTTAAAAGAAGGAGAACGTGTATTTGTAAAGCCGAAAGATCTAAAAGTATTTATACCTAGTGAGTACACAATTTAA
- a CDS encoding Fur-regulated basic protein FbpA has protein sequence MGELRNAVEARKKKLIIKIIASGIYKINDSHLFECTLSDIEKIYQNLASKRKSSRI, from the coding sequence ATGGGTGAATTGAGAAATGCTGTAGAAGCAAGGAAAAAGAAGTTAATAATTAAAATAATTGCTTCAGGAATTTATAAAATCAATGATAGTCACCTATTTGAATGTACATTATCTGATATTGAGAAAATATATCAAAACTTAGCCTCCAAAAGGAAATCTTCTAGAATTTGA
- a CDS encoding ABC transporter permease, with translation MNNFWITVTHTASKRLKSKAFIWSTAIISIIVFALMNLGTIIDLFSGDDDKEQEKTMVAVVMETEHEEFAEMLFSHETGEFFYVNYTDGDIESARLEVENNDYEFVLGLSGDLLNLEATLYGPGTDFRLGQQIRLDIQRVKETVVTNELGLNEAELAMIYSPVQFSELPLAENGDVRTEESHMQSYWMVYALVFVIYMIIILFGSMIATEVATEKSSRVMELIVSSVNPVTQMFGKIIGIGLSGFVNIGAILLAAYLGYLVSGEQFLDTMLGDVIDMSLIGYAILLILLGYLLYGGVAAMLGALVSRAEEVNQAIQPLVFLAMIALFVSMFGLNVPDATFIQVLSYIPFFTPQLLFLRMGMTAVPAWEIILILSILVVSVILINIFAARIYKGGVLMYGKFSFKEGLKQAFTLGKKEK, from the coding sequence ATGAATAACTTTTGGATTACCGTCACACATACTGCCAGTAAAAGACTGAAATCGAAAGCATTTATCTGGTCGACTGCCATTATTTCAATTATTGTGTTTGCTTTAATGAATCTTGGTACAATCATCGACCTATTCTCAGGTGACGATGACAAAGAGCAGGAAAAAACAATGGTTGCTGTTGTGATGGAAACGGAACATGAAGAGTTTGCAGAAATGCTATTTTCGCATGAAACTGGGGAATTTTTCTATGTAAACTATACTGATGGTGATATTGAATCTGCTCGGTTGGAAGTAGAAAATAATGACTATGAGTTTGTTCTTGGTTTATCGGGCGATCTATTAAATCTAGAAGCAACATTATATGGACCTGGAACTGACTTTCGATTAGGTCAGCAAATTCGATTAGATATCCAACGAGTAAAAGAAACAGTCGTTACCAATGAACTAGGTTTAAACGAAGCGGAACTAGCGATGATTTACAGTCCTGTTCAATTTAGCGAATTACCTCTAGCGGAAAATGGCGATGTAAGAACTGAAGAAAGCCATATGCAATCATACTGGATGGTTTATGCACTTGTTTTTGTGATCTACATGATTATCATCTTATTTGGATCAATGATTGCGACAGAAGTTGCTACAGAAAAATCGTCAAGAGTGATGGAGCTAATTGTATCGAGTGTCAATCCTGTCACTCAAATGTTTGGAAAAATTATCGGAATTGGACTTTCAGGTTTTGTAAACATAGGAGCGATTTTACTAGCCGCATATCTTGGCTATCTAGTTAGTGGTGAACAATTTCTTGATACAATGCTTGGTGATGTAATTGATATGTCACTGATCGGTTATGCAATCTTGTTAATATTACTTGGGTACTTATTATATGGTGGGGTTGCTGCGATGCTAGGCGCTCTAGTGAGCCGTGCAGAAGAAGTAAACCAAGCGATTCAACCGTTAGTATTTCTAGCAATGATTGCCTTGTTCGTGTCTATGTTCGGTCTTAACGTGCCGGATGCTACATTTATTCAAGTTTTATCCTATATCCCGTTCTTTACCCCGCAGCTGTTATTCCTTCGCATGGGAATGACGGCGGTACCAGCCTGGGAAATTATCCTTATCCTTAGCATCCTTGTCGTTAGTGTAATTTTGATTAATATCTTTGCCGCACGAATTTACAAAGGCGGAGTACTAATGTATGGGAAGTTCTCATTTAAAGAAGGTCTTAAGCAAGCTTTTACTCTAGGTAAAAAAGAAAAATAA
- a CDS encoding ABC transporter ATP-binding protein → MTLLINGIKKKFDNHLAVDGVTLKVEKGEMFGMLGANGAGKTTSFRMILGLLDPTEGQVTWNGERITYKRTHLVGYLPEERGLFPKLTVKEQLIYLMRLKGMKKPEIIKEMRHWLERFQVPEYENKKLEELSKGNQQKIQFLAAVLHKPELLILDEPFSGLDPVNSDMLKKAVLDLQKTGTTIVFSSHQMRNVEELCEDLIMLKRGKPVLQGNLRDIKRSYGMKSISIRADYELDFIHSISGVIEIEKHRDGATVKVENERVAEDIFQKITEKGFVRKFEIEEPSLHDIFIDKVGGDADE, encoded by the coding sequence ATGACTTTACTAATTAACGGTATAAAGAAGAAGTTTGATAACCATCTTGCCGTTGATGGTGTTACATTAAAAGTCGAAAAGGGAGAAATGTTTGGTATGCTTGGTGCCAATGGAGCTGGCAAAACGACCTCTTTTCGCATGATTTTAGGACTGCTAGATCCAACGGAGGGTCAGGTTACTTGGAATGGTGAACGTATCACCTATAAACGAACACATCTAGTTGGCTATCTTCCAGAAGAACGAGGACTCTTTCCTAAGCTAACAGTAAAGGAACAACTTATTTATCTGATGAGACTTAAAGGAATGAAGAAGCCAGAGATCATCAAAGAAATGCGTCATTGGCTTGAGCGCTTCCAAGTTCCTGAATATGAAAATAAAAAACTAGAAGAACTTTCTAAAGGGAATCAACAAAAAATTCAATTTCTAGCGGCAGTCCTACATAAGCCAGAGCTCCTCATATTAGACGAACCTTTTAGTGGACTTGACCCAGTCAACTCTGACATGTTGAAAAAAGCGGTCCTTGACCTTCAAAAAACTGGAACGACGATCGTATTTTCAAGTCACCAAATGCGCAATGTCGAAGAATTATGTGAAGACTTGATTATGTTAAAACGAGGCAAACCAGTGCTTCAAGGAAACTTACGAGATATTAAACGTTCTTATGGAATGAAAAGCATCAGTATTCGTGCCGATTATGAGCTTGATTTCATCCACTCTATTTCTGGTGTGATTGAAATCGAAAAACACAGGGACGGGGCGACTGTAAAAGTAGAAAACGAGCGAGTTGCTGAAGATATTTTTCAAAAAATCACGGAAAAAGGGTTTGTCCGTAAATTTGAAATTGAAGAGCCGTCTTTACATGATATTTTCATAGATAAAGTTGGGGGTGATGCAGATGAATAA
- a CDS encoding VOC family protein, with product MKLYRVILPVSDIEEATVFYRKLLNIEGKRVSTGRHYFDCDGTILACFDPKADGDNYEAQPNPDYIYISVANLEEIFEKVCQWNTALVKATIKVQPWGEKSFYMKDPYGNPICFVDEKTVFRGLNN from the coding sequence ATGAAATTATACCGAGTAATACTACCAGTTTCAGATATAGAGGAAGCAACAGTGTTTTATCGCAAACTTTTAAATATAGAAGGGAAGAGGGTTTCAACTGGTAGGCACTATTTTGACTGCGACGGAACCATCCTTGCCTGTTTCGATCCGAAAGCTGATGGAGATAATTATGAGGCACAGCCTAATCCTGATTATATCTATATTTCTGTCGCTAACCTTGAAGAGATATTTGAGAAAGTTTGTCAATGGAATACCGCTTTAGTAAAAGCCACGATTAAGGTTCAACCTTGGGGAGAGAAATCATTCTATATGAAAGATCCCTACGGAAACCCAATTTGTTTTGTGGATGAGAAGACGGTGTTTAGAGGGTTAAACAACTAA
- a CDS encoding potassium channel family protein, with the protein MKKQFAVIGLGRFGGSVCKELYEMGHEVLAIDLNEDKVNDFTRFSTHAVVANATDESTLLSLGIRNFEHVIVAIGDNIQASILCTLLLKELQVKQVWVKAQNQYHHKVVEKIGADRIIHPEHDMGVRIAHYLASEKIIDYIELSPEFSIVELMATQKVSYQTIADLDIRAKYGCTILGLKRGEDVIISPTPDQLIFEKDIIILIGSNNDIKRYQEEGL; encoded by the coding sequence ATGAAAAAGCAGTTTGCAGTAATCGGACTTGGGAGATTTGGGGGAAGTGTTTGTAAAGAGCTTTATGAGATGGGGCACGAGGTTCTGGCAATTGATTTAAATGAAGACAAAGTTAACGATTTTACTAGATTTTCAACACACGCCGTTGTGGCAAATGCAACAGATGAAAGTACACTATTATCGCTAGGGATACGAAATTTCGAACACGTGATCGTGGCGATCGGTGACAACATTCAGGCAAGTATCTTATGTACGTTGCTTTTAAAGGAATTACAAGTAAAGCAAGTTTGGGTTAAAGCACAAAATCAATACCATCATAAGGTGGTTGAGAAAATTGGTGCAGACCGAATTATTCACCCGGAACATGATATGGGAGTTAGGATTGCTCATTATTTAGCTTCTGAGAAAATTATCGATTATATCGAGCTATCACCAGAATTTAGTATTGTCGAACTAATGGCCACGCAAAAAGTGTCTTATCAAACCATTGCTGATCTAGACATCCGTGCAAAATACGGATGTACAATACTAGGATTAAAACGTGGGGAAGACGTCATTATCTCACCGACCCCAGATCAACTAATCTTTGAAAAAGACATTATTATATTAATAGGCTCAAACAACGATATTAAAAGGTATCAGGAAGAAGGCCTATAA
- a CDS encoding TrkH family potassium uptake protein → MYTQKKGINIRLTSIQMIVLFYVGAVIISTILFSLPIALKPGVNLSLLDTIFTAVSAISVTGLTVVSTADTFSVPGTFILAFVLQFGGIGIMTLGTFIWLLLGKKIGLRERQLIMTDQNRGTFAGLVQLMKEILKLILLIEFIGAVILGLYFLTYFPTWQEAFLQGFFASVSATTNAGFDITGQSLIPFANDYFVQTVNIILLILGAIGFPVLMEVKDFIKTRKEKKKFYFSLFTKLTTITFFSLTIVGMLLILLFDWSGFLGDKTWHEKFFYSLFQSVTTRNGGLATMDVSEFSTATQLVLSALMFIGASPSSVGGGIRTTTFAIALLAIFSYSRGKKSVKVFRRELDPEDIIKSFVVICVAVFICGLAVVILSAYEPFPLMHIIFEVASAFGTTGLSMGITPELSDVGKQVIIVLMFIGRIGIFSFLYIVRGKEAHDHFHYPKEKVIIG, encoded by the coding sequence ATGTATACTCAAAAAAAAGGCATCAATATCCGACTTACGTCAATTCAAATGATTGTCTTATTTTACGTAGGAGCTGTCATAATTTCTACGATCCTATTTAGCCTTCCAATCGCCTTGAAACCTGGGGTTAATCTTAGTTTATTAGATACTATTTTCACCGCGGTTAGCGCCATTAGTGTTACAGGTTTAACTGTTGTTTCAACAGCTGATACATTTAGCGTACCAGGTACGTTTATTCTGGCATTCGTACTTCAATTTGGCGGGATTGGGATCATGACTCTAGGAACGTTCATTTGGCTTTTACTAGGGAAAAAAATTGGGTTAAGAGAACGCCAGTTAATTATGACTGATCAAAATAGAGGGACATTTGCTGGTCTTGTTCAATTAATGAAAGAAATTCTAAAACTAATACTACTGATTGAGTTTATTGGTGCTGTCATTTTAGGACTGTATTTTTTAACGTATTTTCCGACTTGGCAAGAAGCTTTCCTTCAAGGTTTTTTTGCGTCAGTTAGTGCAACGACGAATGCAGGATTTGATATAACTGGGCAGTCCTTAATTCCTTTTGCCAACGATTATTTTGTACAGACCGTTAACATCATCTTATTAATCCTCGGTGCCATTGGTTTTCCAGTGTTAATGGAAGTAAAAGATTTTATTAAAACTAGAAAGGAAAAGAAGAAGTTTTACTTTTCCCTTTTCACAAAATTAACAACGATTACCTTTTTCAGTTTAACAATTGTTGGGATGTTGTTGATTTTACTTTTCGATTGGTCAGGATTTTTAGGGGATAAGACTTGGCACGAAAAATTCTTTTATTCCTTATTTCAATCGGTTACGACGAGAAATGGCGGACTTGCGACAATGGACGTTAGTGAATTTTCAACGGCAACTCAGTTAGTTTTAAGCGCACTGATGTTTATAGGAGCATCGCCAAGTAGTGTAGGCGGTGGGATAAGAACGACAACATTTGCGATTGCTTTATTAGCCATTTTTTCATATTCACGCGGAAAGAAATCGGTCAAGGTCTTTCGAAGAGAATTAGATCCTGAAGATATCATTAAGTCGTTTGTGGTCATTTGTGTTGCCGTTTTTATTTGTGGGCTTGCGGTTGTTATCTTGTCAGCCTATGAGCCGTTCCCATTGATGCACATTATTTTCGAGGTAGCTTCTGCATTTGGAACCACAGGGTTATCGATGGGAATTACTCCTGAGTTGAGTGATGTTGGTAAACAAGTCATTATTGTCTTAATGTTTATTGGTAGGATTGGTATTTTTTCATTCTTATATATTGTAAGAGGAAAAGAGGCACACGACCATTTTCATTACCCAAAAGAAAAAGTAATTATTGGTTAA
- a CDS encoding DUF4260 domain-containing protein encodes MTKVLLHIEGFAILSLSVYLYGYFQFSWLLFFILLFAPDIAMVGYVISNKVGSVAYNLFHTYSVPIILILVSVMFSNLTLLSIGFIWSAHIGMDRMLGYGLKYSTAFKDTHLNRV; translated from the coding sequence TTGACTAAGGTCTTGTTACACATCGAAGGGTTTGCAATACTTTCATTAAGCGTTTATTTATATGGATACTTTCAATTTAGTTGGCTATTATTTTTCATTTTATTATTTGCACCAGATATTGCAATGGTTGGTTATGTAATAAGTAATAAGGTTGGGTCAGTTGCATACAATTTATTTCATACATACAGTGTACCTATTATTCTCATTTTAGTGAGTGTAATGTTCAGCAATCTTACTCTATTATCAATTGGTTTCATCTGGTCTGCACATATTGGTATGGATCGAATGCTTGGGTACGGATTAAAATATTCAACAGCGTTTAAAGATACACACTTAAATCGGGTGTAG
- a CDS encoding PilZ domain-containing protein produces the protein MRYRRQDTFRYRFEEPIACTFKIIRVGEQEFNSKLGSAQIDDISDGGLKLSTSFTLPVTHRNIEIEITFKLNEEEIKLTGNVLWVKNSSYGVQFTIDDSSRKQLIEELKLYSRGVVFIRRQK, from the coding sequence ATGAGGTATCGCCGTCAGGACACATTTCGTTATCGGTTTGAGGAGCCGATCGCTTGTACATTTAAGATAATTAGAGTAGGAGAACAAGAATTTAATAGTAAGCTTGGTAGTGCACAGATCGATGACATTAGCGATGGGGGCTTAAAATTATCGACATCCTTTACCCTGCCTGTTACACATCGTAATATTGAAATTGAGATTACGTTTAAACTGAACGAAGAAGAAATAAAGCTAACAGGAAATGTATTATGGGTAAAAAATTCATCCTATGGAGTTCAGTTTACAATCGATGACTCTAGTAGAAAACAATTAATAGAAGAACTGAAACTTTACTCTCGAGGAGTAGTTTTTATAAGAAGACAAAAATAA
- the solA gene encoding N-methyl-L-tryptophan oxidase, whose translation MNYDVIVIGAGSMGMAAGYFLAKSGKKTLLLDSFSPPHDKGSHHGETRIIRYAYGEGEEYVPFVLRAKELWAELEQLSGKQLFMPTGVLNVGVKQSDFIQNTIKSSEKYSLPLEVLNAKEIQKRWQGITLSDDYIGSFEPTSGVLKCEECINAYQELAEQHGATILSNRRVKEINIQNDKVTIKTSNQTFNANSLVISAGAWTKDLLKMLDLDAPLTPVRKTFAWYEANEQMYSQNHFPAFAFETPQGIYYGFPSIDGVGLKLGRHDGGETVHPVMPLFPYGESDDKDLRQFLTQFMPNVEKLKYGKTCMYTLTPDEKFIIDLHPRYTNVAIAAGFSGHGFKFSSAVGQALSNLILTGKNDIDISQFSFRRF comes from the coding sequence ATGAACTACGATGTAATTGTAATTGGTGCAGGCTCAATGGGGATGGCAGCGGGCTATTTTTTAGCGAAAAGTGGTAAGAAAACGTTATTGCTAGATTCATTCAGTCCACCTCACGATAAAGGAAGTCATCACGGGGAGACAAGAATTATTCGCTATGCATACGGCGAGGGAGAAGAGTATGTTCCGTTTGTACTGAGAGCTAAAGAGCTATGGGCCGAACTAGAACAACTTTCAGGCAAGCAATTATTTATGCCAACGGGTGTCCTAAACGTTGGAGTGAAACAATCTGATTTTATCCAGAACACGATCAAAAGTTCTGAGAAATACTCTTTGCCGTTAGAAGTCTTAAATGCAAAAGAAATTCAGAAGCGATGGCAGGGGATCACCTTGTCTGACGATTACATAGGCTCTTTTGAACCAACGTCGGGAGTACTAAAATGTGAGGAATGTATTAATGCTTATCAGGAACTTGCGGAACAGCATGGTGCAACCATTTTGAGTAATCGTAGAGTAAAAGAAATCAACATTCAAAATGATAAGGTAACAATCAAGACTAGCAATCAAACTTTTAACGCAAACTCACTTGTAATTTCTGCCGGAGCATGGACTAAGGACCTTCTAAAAATGTTAGATTTAGATGCTCCACTTACTCCAGTGAGAAAAACCTTTGCTTGGTATGAGGCTAACGAACAGATGTATAGTCAAAATCATTTCCCAGCCTTTGCGTTTGAGACTCCACAAGGAATTTATTATGGTTTCCCAAGCATTGATGGTGTCGGATTAAAGCTTGGTCGCCATGATGGAGGAGAAACAGTACATCCTGTTATGCCATTGTTCCCTTACGGAGAAAGTGACGACAAGGATTTACGACAATTTTTAACTCAGTTTATGCCAAATGTAGAGAAATTAAAGTACGGGAAAACCTGTATGTACACACTTACTCCAGATGAGAAATTTATCATTGATCTCCATCCTAGGTATACAAATGTTGCCATTGCTGCAGGGTTTTCTGGACATGGCTTCAAGTTTAGTAGTGCAGTTGGGCAAGCGTTAAGCAACTTAATTTTGACCGGTAAAAATGATATTGACATCTCACAATT